AAACGCTTTGTTTATGCAAATTTCATAACAATTTTTAGTATGGCACATGTGTAAATCTCCTTTTGAATCAATTTTCGGTTGTTTCTTAAGGAGATTTTACTTTTTCTAAAGGCTTTTTTCTAGTTTAGGGATGGGCTCTTAGCTAATAGTTCTAGAATTTCTTTCTGAGTCAAGGAGCTGTCATGTAATTTTGTTGAGTATCTAGGAGAAGTTGGAGGTGAATTATCTGCTGATGATACAGCAAGTTTTTCATCCATGCTCAAAATTGTTGACGATACAAACAACAGTGCATACAGTGTAATGTGTTTTTTCATACATATCCTTTTTAAAAGAACGACTTCAATGATGAAATGTAGCAAACAATCGCAAGTGCTATGTTGACAATATAGAGAGATGTGCAAATTAAGCAAAGTGATCTAATTTTAAAATAGAGAATGTAGGCAAAGGCTATTGTCACGAGAAATCCTGCGAGGGTAATGAGTACAAGCAACCGATAGTAGTCCATAAGTGCTGCTGCAATAATTACTATGTAGTAGAATGCAGATGCCCAAATGTTGGAGATACCAAGCATTTTTCCGTAGGGGCTTAAGAAGGGACGTGTACAAGAAATGGAATCAGAAATATCGCATGCTGCTTTGTATTGTGCATCTTGCTGCAATTTACGTTCTATCGTTATTCCGTATATAGAAATAATCAGGCCGATTGTTGCTAATATAATTATTATCATCATGTGAACTCCTTTCCGCGCTCATCCTGAACTTGTTGAAGGATCAAGCGTATTAATTATTACATCCAATTTTTTTCGTGCTTTTGTTAGCGTCACCGCATACTTATTCATATCCTGCCACACATCACCAATTTTACTTATTCGTTTGCCAACATTTTTAATCGTATATTTTTGCGAAATCATTTTTGGTGATAACAATTCCTTCCACGTCACTGGCATTGCAACAGGAGCATTTTCTCGCGCGCGTACTGCATATGGTGCAACAGCAGTAGCACCAAATCCATTGCGCAGCCAATCAATAAATACTCGTTTACCACGTTTTGTTTTGTGTACATCAATCGTGATTAATTTAGGAAATTGTTGTGCAAGAAGTTTAGCAATATCATGCGCAAAATCGCGCACTTCATCAAACGTATGCACACTTTTTAATGGTACAACAATGTGCGCACCGCGAGATCCGGTAAGCATGCACAATGTGGGTAGTTCAAGATCATCAAGTATAGTTTTTAATTTTTTTGCCACATCTTGAATGTCTGCAAAACTAAGGCTTTCTGCAGGGTCAAGATCAAATATCATGCGATCTGGTTTGTGGATGTTGTCAGTTTTACTCAGCCACACGTGCGGTGTAATGCAATTTTGATTTGCTAAATAGATGAGTGTTGCAGGTTTATCAATCACCACATAATCAACTTTACCACCTTCTTGTTTACCAATAGGAATGCGCGTTATCCACTTTGGAAAGTAATCACTGGCATCTTTTTGGTAAAA
This DNA window, taken from Candidatus Babeliales bacterium, encodes the following:
- a CDS encoding vitamin K epoxide reductase family protein; translated protein: MMIIIILATIGLIISIYGITIERKLQQDAQYKAACDISDSISCTRPFLSPYGKMLGISNIWASAFYYIVIIAAALMDYYRLLVLITLAGFLVTIAFAYILYFKIRSLCLICTSLYIVNIALAIVCYISSLKSFF
- the ligD gene encoding non-homologous end-joining DNA ligase, whose product is MKIKVGRYSVDITHPDKILFGKSGLTKQDLVDYYFAIAPIMMPHIDDRPISMQRFPQGIAKEGFYQKDASDYFPKWITRIPIGKQEGGKVDYVVIDKPATLIYLANQNCITPHVWLSKTDNIHKPDRMIFDLDPAESLSFADIQDVAKKLKTILDDLELPTLCMLTGSRGAHIVVPLKSVHTFDEVRDFAHDIAKLLAQQFPKLITIDVHKTKRGKRVFIDWLRNGFGATAVAPYAVRARENAPVAMPVTWKELLSPKMISQKYTIKNVGKRISKIGDVWQDMNKYAVTLTKARKKLDVIINTLDPSTSSG